The Candidatus Bathyarchaeia archaeon DNA segment AATCATACCCTTTTTCCTTACGCGCTTATTTTGGGAGGCGGACGGACAGGTCTGCCAAGTTTTCTGCGAAGTGCAATACGGTAAAGTTTTCTTAAAGACTTCACTAACTGCTCAACGCTTGGCAGATTAGAATAGATAAGTTGGATGTGGTCGTACTCAGCTAGCTTAATCGAATTTTCATCTGGCCGAGAACCGTGGAAAACCACAAGTCGCGGCTTCAAGTTGCTCATGCGCACGATTAGCATGGGTGAAATGCCATTGTCAGCATGTGTAAAAATCAGTGCTCTCTCGGTTGTTACTCCGAAAAGCTGAGAAAACTCCAATCCAGAAAGTGTCTCAACTGCTCTCTTGCTGTCAACAACCGTGTAGCCCAAAACATCTCTAACTTGCTGGCTTGAGCACGCAATAACTTCGCCGCGTATCGCCCTGCATAGATACTCTACACGGACGGGTATTGGGAACTCTCGAAGGTCAATTATAGCGTTGCTCGGCGAACCAGTAAGCTTGGCGAATTCGCGAATAAAGCGGCTTCCACGTTCCTCATCAATTTTAAGCAGTGCCCAAACGAACCGCCGCACAAACTTTGCGCCTGGGCTCTTCCGTCTTTCGCTTTCATAATCGCTGATAACTGATGAGGAGACAACCATTTTCTCAGAAAGCGTCAACTGTGAAACCGCAAAAAGCTCACGCCATTTCCGCATGGTTGCGCCTGGTTTGTTTGAAAGAATTATTTCGCCAGCGATTCTTCTCGCCAGAACTTCTCGAACGCTTGGAGACACAGACATGCAAATGCGACCTTTTCCAGTCCGCCGAATTTTCCCTTAAGACGAAACGCACTATAAAAACTTATATGAAAAGTAGAAAAATTCCGGCAACTATCAATGCCGACCCAATAGCGTTCCCTGTTGTGACTTTTTCATTTAAGAAGATGATTCCGGTTAATGTTGAAAAGAGAGGGGTTGTCGAAGAAATTGGTACTGCACGGGCTTCTGAAGTGTTTATGAAACTGTATGATAGGAAAAACCATCCTAAACCAAGCGCGATTATGCCTCCGCTGATTAATGCGGCAACTGTTTTTCTCTGTATCTTGAAGAAACTTAGCTCTTTATCTATTATGGGAGACAAAATCAACAAGGTGGAGGCGACAGAAACTATTCTTATGGTGTTGACTGCCAAAGCATGGTCTAGAGTGTTTGTTTCTGGAAGAGTAACCGCCACATCAATCATCGTTATGCTTACAGACCATATTAAGGCAGTTGCCAGAGCAAAAATCACGCCTTTAACCAGAACCTTCTTCTGCATTTCCGCTGCATCTGCCTCTTTTCTGCTCAAAAGCCAAATTCCAAAGACTATCATGGCTGCGCCAAAAATTGTTGGCCAAGTAACTTGTTCTCCTATCAGAAAAACAGTCCACAAAAGGTTGAACAATGGATAGGTGCATGTTATTGGCACGGCACGCGCGACTCCTACGAGCTTCAAACTTGCCATGTATAAAGTGTCGCCGAATCCTAATCCAATTATGCCACTGACACATGCAAGTATTAACGCGTAGCTTGGTAAAGCTGATAAAACTCCAAGTTTGCCGACAACCGCTAAAAACAAGAGCAAAAAGGCGCTAGTGCAAGCAAGTCTTATGATGTTTGCTGAGATTGGTTTAACCTTTAACAGTGCCTCTTTGTAGAGGACAGCAGAGACAGTCCAGCAAATCGCTGCGCCTAAAGCTGCAAGTTCACCGATCATTTTTTCACACAATTTTCCAAAGGTTTTTGAGTGACAGTTCTTGCTTGAATCATTAAATATATAATATTTACAATTAAAAGGTTGGACGGCGATGAGTAAGTGAATGTTTATTGGGACAATGAAGTTTCAAAGAGATTTCGCGAACTCCAAATCGGCATAGGCATAATCAACAAAGTGCACGTAGAAAAGGAAAACCAACCGATTAAAGCGCTTAAAGAAGTTGTTTATGAAGAAGCCAAAGCCAAATACAAAATTGAAACGTTAAAGGATAACGAAACCGTCAGAGCCTACAGAGACTTCTATTGGAAACTTGACATAGACCCAACCAAAACAAGACCTTCCGGCGAGGCTCTTCTCAGAAGAGTTTTGCATGGCGACGAACTTCCAACAATATCCACAGTCGTAGACGCCTATAATTTAGCTTCAATGAAAACAATAGTTCCCATAAGCGGGTTTGATAAAGAAAAACTGAACTTGCCACTTGTTATTCGATTTGCAGAAAATGGTGAAGCTTTCACGGGAATCGGAATGACAAAACCTCTAGCTTTAACGGGTAACATGCTGATTTTGGCTGATCAAAAGCAGGTTTTATGCATTTATCCTCATCGCGACTCTGACTTT contains these protein-coding regions:
- a CDS encoding transcriptional regulator → MSVSPSVREVLARRIAGEIILSNKPGATMRKWRELFAVSQLTLSEKMVVSSSVISDYESERRKSPGAKFVRRFVWALLKIDEERGSRFIREFAKLTGSPSNAIIDLREFPIPVRVEYLCRAIRGEVIACSSQQVRDVLGYTVVDSKRAVETLSGLEFSQLFGVTTERALIFTHADNGISPMLIVRMSNLKPRLVVFHGSRPDENSIKLAEYDHIQLIYSNLPSVEQLVKSLRKLYRIALRRKLGRPVRPPPKISA
- a CDS encoding DMT family transporter, producing the protein MIGELAALGAAICWTVSAVLYKEALLKVKPISANIIRLACTSAFLLLFLAVVGKLGVLSALPSYALILACVSGIIGLGFGDTLYMASLKLVGVARAVPITCTYPLFNLLWTVFLIGEQVTWPTIFGAAMIVFGIWLLSRKEADAAEMQKKVLVKGVIFALATALIWSVSITMIDVAVTLPETNTLDHALAVNTIRIVSVASTLLILSPIIDKELSFFKIQRKTVAALISGGIIALGLGWFFLSYSFINTSEARAVPISSTTPLFSTLTGIIFLNEKVTTGNAIGSALIVAGIFLLFI
- a CDS encoding phenylalanine--tRNA ligase beta subunit-related protein produces the protein MNVYWDNEVSKRFRELQIGIGIINKVHVEKENQPIKALKEVVYEEAKAKYKIETLKDNETVRAYRDFYWKLDIDPTKTRPSGEALLRRVLHGDELPTISTVVDAYNLASMKTIVPISGFDKEKLNLPLVIRFAENGEAFTGIGMTKPLALTGNMLILADQKQVLCIYPHRDSDFTKITEKTRNVLMVAYGAPGISEWQLKEAVETTLSYIRQVAGGEIEMIKVFSSTRE